A single window of Onychomys torridus chromosome 8, mOncTor1.1, whole genome shotgun sequence DNA harbors:
- the LOC118589403 gene encoding keratin-associated protein 4-3-like isoform X1, producing the protein MVNSCCGSVCSEEGCGQGCCQPTCCQPTCCRPSCCVSSCCRPSCCVSSCCRPSCCISSCCRPCCGSSSCCGSSCCRPSCCISSCCRPSCCRPSCCVSSCCRPSCCRPSCCVSSCCRPSCCISSCCRPCCGSSSCCGSSCCRPSCSISSCCRPSCCQTTCCRPSCCVSSCCRPQCCISSCCRPTCCQTSCCRPACSSSSCC; encoded by the coding sequence ATGGTCAACTCCTGCTGTGGCTCTGTCTGCTCTGAGGAGGGCTGTGGCCAAGGCTGCTGTCAGCCCACCTGCTGCCAGCCCACCTGCTGCCgccccagctgctgtgtgtccagctgctgcagacccagctgctgtgtgtccagctgctgcaggccCTCTTGCTGCATCTCCAGCTGCTGCCGCCCATGCTGTGGCAGTTCCAGTTGTTGTGGATCCAGCTGCTGCCGTCCCAGCTGCTGCATTTCTAGCTGCTGCAGGCCTTCCTGCTGCCgccccagctgctgtgtgtccagctgctgcaggccTTCCTGCTGCCgccccagctgctgtgtgtccagctgctgcaggccCTCTTGCTGTATCTCCAGCTGCTGCCGCCCCTGCTGTGGCAGTTCCAGCTGTTGTGGATCTAGCTGCTGCCGTCCCAGCTGCAGCATTTCTAGCTGCTGCCGTCCTAGCTGTTGCCAGACCACCTGCTGCCgccccagctgctgtgtgtccagctgctgcaggccTCAGTGCTGCATCTCCAGCTGCTGCCGCCCCACCTGTTGCCAGACCAGCTGCTGCCGCCCAGCTTGCTCTAGCAGTTCTTGCTGCTGA
- the LOC118589403 gene encoding keratin-associated protein 4-3-like isoform X2, producing MVNSCCGSVCSEEGCGQGCCQPTCCQPTCCRPSCCVSSCCGSSCCRPSCCISSCCRPSCCRPSCCVSSCCRPSCCRPSCCVSSCCRPSCCISSCCRPCCGSSSCCGSSCCRPSCSISSCCRPSCCQTTCCRPSCCVSSCCRPQCCISSCCRPTCCQTSCCRPACSSSSCC from the exons ATGGTCAACTCCTGCTGTGGCTCTGTCTGCTCTGAGGAGGGCTGTGGCCAAGGCTGCTGTCAGCCCACCTGCTGCCAGCCCACCTGCTGCCgccccagctgctgtgt TTCCAGTTGTTGTGGATCCAGCTGCTGCCGTCCCAGCTGCTGCATTTCTAGCTGCTGCAGGCCTTCCTGCTGCCgccccagctgctgtgtgtccagctgctgcaggccTTCCTGCTGCCgccccagctgctgtgtgtccagctgctgcaggccCTCTTGCTGTATCTCCAGCTGCTGCCGCCCCTGCTGTGGCAGTTCCAGCTGTTGTGGATCTAGCTGCTGCCGTCCCAGCTGCAGCATTTCTAGCTGCTGCCGTCCTAGCTGTTGCCAGACCACCTGCTGCCgccccagctgctgtgtgtccagctgctgcaggccTCAGTGCTGCATCTCCAGCTGCTGCCGCCCCACCTGTTGCCAGACCAGCTGCTGCCGCCCAGCTTGCTCTAGCAGTTCTTGCTGCTGA
- the LOC118589403 gene encoding keratin-associated protein 4-3-like isoform X3, producing MVNSCCGSVCSEEGCGQGCCQPTCCQPTCCRPSCCVCCRPSCCISSCCRPSCCRPSCCVSSCCRPSCCRPSCCVSSCCRPSCCISSCCRPCCGSSSCCGSSCCRPSCSISSCCRPSCCQTTCCRPSCCVSSCCRPQCCISSCCRPTCCQTSCCRPACSSSSCC from the exons ATGGTCAACTCCTGCTGTGGCTCTGTCTGCTCTGAGGAGGGCTGTGGCCAAGGCTGCTGTCAGCCCACCTGCTGCCAGCCCACCTGCTGCCgccccagctgctgtgt CTGCTGCCGTCCCAGCTGCTGCATTTCTAGCTGCTGCAGGCCTTCCTGCTGCCgccccagctgctgtgtgtccagctgctgcaggccTTCCTGCTGCCgccccagctgctgtgtgtccagctgctgcaggccCTCTTGCTGTATCTCCAGCTGCTGCCGCCCCTGCTGTGGCAGTTCCAGCTGTTGTGGATCTAGCTGCTGCCGTCCCAGCTGCAGCATTTCTAGCTGCTGCCGTCCTAGCTGTTGCCAGACCACCTGCTGCCgccccagctgctgtgtgtccagctgctgcaggccTCAGTGCTGCATCTCCAGCTGCTGCCGCCCCACCTGTTGCCAGACCAGCTGCTGCCGCCCAGCTTGCTCTAGCAGTTCTTGCTGCTGA
- the LOC118589891 gene encoding keratin-associated protein 4-3-like isoform X2, whose protein sequence is MVNSCCGSVCSEEGCGQGCCQPSCCQPTCCRPICCQPSCCVSSCCRPSCCVCCRPSCCISSCCRPSCCRPSCCVSSCCRPSCCVSSCCRPSCCISSCCHPCCGSSSCCGSSCCRPSCCISSCCRPSCCQTTCCRPSCCVSSCCRPQCCISSCCRPTCCQTSCCRPACSSSSCC, encoded by the exons ATGGTCAACTCCTGCTGTGGCTCTGTCTGCTCTGAGGAGGGCTGTGGCCAaggctgctgccagcccagctgctgccagcccaccTGCTGCAGACCTAtctgctgccagcccagctgctgtgtgtccagctgctgcagacccagctgctgtgt CTGCTGCCGTCCCAGCTGCTGCATTTCTAGCTGCTGCAGGCCTTCCTGCTGCCgccccagctgctgtgtgtccagctgctgcaggcccagctgctgtgtgtccagctgctgcaggccCTCTTGCTGTATCTCCAGCTGCTGCCACCCCTGCTGTGGCAGTTCCAGTTGTTGTGGATCAAGTTGTTGCCGACCCAGCTGCTGCATTTCTAGCTGCTGCCGTCCCAGCTGTTGCCAGACCACCTGCTGCCGCCCCAGCTGTtgtgtgtccagctgctgcaggccTCAGTGCTGCATCTCCAGCTGCTGCCGCCCCACCTGTTGCCAGACCAGCTGCTGCCGCCCAGCTTGCTCTAGCAGTTCTTGCTGCTGA
- the LOC118589891 gene encoding keratin-associated protein 4-3-like isoform X1, which produces MVNSCCGSVCSEEGCGQGCCQPSCCQPTCCRPICCQPSCCVSSCCRPSCCVSSCCRPSCCISSCCRPCCGCSSCCGSSCCRPSCCISSCCRPSCCRPSCCVSSCCRPSCCVSSCCRPSCCISSCCHPCCGSSSCCGSSCCRPSCCISSCCRPSCCQTTCCRPSCCVSSCCRPQCCISSCCRPTCCQTSCCRPACSSSSCC; this is translated from the coding sequence ATGGTCAACTCCTGCTGTGGCTCTGTCTGCTCTGAGGAGGGCTGTGGCCAaggctgctgccagcccagctgctgccagcccaccTGCTGCAGACCTAtctgctgccagcccagctgctgtgtgtccagctgctgcagacccagctgctgtgtgtccagctgctgcaggccCTCTTGCTGCATCTCCAGCTGCTGCCGCCCATGCTGTGGCTGTTCCAGCTGTTGTGGATCCAGCTGCTGCCGTCCCAGCTGCTGCATTTCTAGCTGCTGCAGGCCTTCCTGCTGCCgccccagctgctgtgtgtccagctgctgcaggcccagctgctgtgtgtccagctgctgcaggccCTCTTGCTGTATCTCCAGCTGCTGCCACCCCTGCTGTGGCAGTTCCAGTTGTTGTGGATCAAGTTGTTGCCGACCCAGCTGCTGCATTTCTAGCTGCTGCCGTCCCAGCTGTTGCCAGACCACCTGCTGCCGCCCCAGCTGTtgtgtgtccagctgctgcaggccTCAGTGCTGCATCTCCAGCTGCTGCCGCCCCACCTGTTGCCAGACCAGCTGCTGCCGCCCAGCTTGCTCTAGCAGTTCTTGCTGCTGA